CTTGCGACCAGCTCACATACCGACACCCTAATCTATGAGCATGATCTACGAGCGCCGATTGCTTGGGTCATGGGGCACGAAGGACAAGGAGTTTGTGATGAGCTAATGCAATGCGCCACTCCAATTGCTCTCCCGCAACCGAACGGACAAGAGAGCCTTAATGTCGCCATTGCAGGATCACTCTGTCTATATGAAACACTGCGTCAGCGTCAATACAGTTAAGACAGCTCCCTATAAACAACGTATATTTTAAGCATAAAAATCCCGCCATCGTTCATCGTCGATAGCGGGATTTTTTATTATGTATCACTATGCCAACTGTGACTTAGATTTTGCTAGTTAGCTCAGGTACCGCTTCAAACAAGTCAGCTTCTAAGAAGTAATCAGCAACGCTGGCGATAGGCGCTTCTGGGTCATTGTTGATAGCAACGATAACCTTAGAGTCCTTCATACCTGCCAAATGCTGAATAGCACCAGAGATACCAGCTGCAATATACAACTGCGGCGCAACGATTTTACCCGTTTGACCGACTTGCATATCGTTAGGTACATAGCCTGCATCAACTGCTGCACGTGACGCACCAATTGCAGCGCCTAGCTTGTCTGCTAATGGCTCGATGTATTTGGTGAAATTTTCACCATTTGCTAACGCACGGCCACCAGACACAACGATTTCAGCTGACGTCAGCTCAGGACGATCAGATTTTGCCATCTCTTCATTAACAAAGCTTGATTTTCCAGACTCCTGCACACTATCAACCGCTTCGATAGTCGCTGAACCACCTTCAGCAGCCACTGGGTCAAAAGCTGTCGCACGTACTGTCAATACAACTTTGTCTTCTGTTGTTTTTACAGTAGCAGTAGCGTTACCAGCATAAATTGGACGCTCAAAGGTCTGCGGATCTATCACTGCAGAGATCTCAGACATCATGCTTACGTCTAGTAGTGCTGCAGTACGGGGCATGAAGTTTTTGCCAGTTGTGGTCGCAGCTGCAACGATATGACTATAGTCACCAGCGATATCTGCAACCAATAGCGAGATGTTTTCTGCCATTTGATGCTCATAAGCAGCGTTGTCTGCTAGCAATACTTTGCTTACGCCTTCAACTTTTGCCGCTTCGTCGGCGACTGCTTGATTACCACTACCAGCAACCAATACATGGACTTCGTCGCCCATTTGCTTTGCAGCAGCGATAGTGTTTAGAGTTGCCTTTTTTAGACTGGCATTGTCATGTTCTGCATATACCAAAATTGCCATTGTTTTTATCCTTTATTTGTTTGTTCACGTAGTCATGGATTCACACAGCTTTCAAAACCTAGCGCCAAAAGTCTAATAACTCTATAGACGCTCTAGCAAAGTATTAAATAACTTTCGCTTCGTTTTTTAGCTTATCGACCAATTCATCAACTGAACCCACCTTGATACCAGCTTTACGCTCAGCAGGTGGCACAACTTTGATAATCTCTTGCTTAGAAGTCATCTCGACGCCAAAATCAGCTGGTGTTTTTTCATCAAGTGGTTTTTTCTTCGCTTTCATGATGTTTGGCAACTTCGCATAACGCGGCTCATTCAGGCGTAGATCAGTGGTGATGACCGCAGGCAAGGACAGTGCTACAGTTTGTAGACCACCATCAACTTCACGAGTAACATTGACTTTATCGCCTTCAACGGTAACTTCTGAAGCAAACGTACCTTGACCGATACCCATTAGAGCAGCAAGCATTTGACCGGTTTGGTTGTTATCGTCATCAATAGCCTGTTTACCCAAAAGAATAATATCAGTGCTCTCAGATTCAGCGATGCTCTTCAAAATCTTTGCTACTTGTAATGGATACGGTTTGGCATCGGTTTGTACCAAAACACCACGATCAGCACCTAGTGCTAGAGCGGCACGAATCTGCTCTTGTGATTCTTTTGGCCCGATTGAAGCAACAATGATCTCATCAATCACACCCGCTTCTTTTAGACGTACCGCTTCTTCTACAGCGATTTCATCAAACGGGTTAATAGACATCTTGGTGTTAGATAAATCCACACCAGAGTTATCAGCTTTTACACGAACTTTTACGTTATAATCAATGACACGCTTGACCGCGACTAATGCTTTCATACGTTCCTCGTTTATTAGTGTTATGAATTAAAAAATTGTAAATCATGGGCCCATTGTCGTTCAAAATCTTACCTAAAAGGTAGCAGCTCAGTGAGCAAAGACTCATTAACATGATAATATATCAGAGCTGAGCACAGATACATAGTACTAGCTATCAAAAGACCCCACTACATCAAAAATTATCATTATTTAATAGACAGATATATCTTGCGTGACCACACAGGTAAGGTCAAGGCAACGCCGTGAATAATGGGTCATAAATTTGTCACCAACTCCCTCTAAAGTTACAATTCAGCTAAAAAAATAGTCATTTATGCTGTAAAACTTCCATTTTATTACTTCATAGTCTCATTGGTTCTTTATTTTATAGCCATTTTTACTCAAACTACTTTTACTGAATAAATTGGGTATAGATCACTTATAGTATTTGCTTTGAATTTCTCATTACAGGTCCCATCAATAGCTCACTGTCACGTACATCATTAAATAATGACTGATCTGGTACAACGTTATTGTTCTTTATCACACTCATATCGCCAGTCGTTTCCATAATCACCACAAACACTTCTGATTTTGATTTAATGCCGTTTTTACGTAATACTTGTTGTACATCACTGGTGCTTAAGTTGGACTCTTTAAGATTATCTAATAGGTACTCACCATGAGCCATTAAAATAATAGGTTGGTTGTCGATCAGTGCTTTTAAAGGCTTAGCTTTACGTCTTACCAGGGAGACTACTGCCTGAATCACAAACAGCACCGCTACTGCAAACAGGCCTTGCAATAGTGAAGGAGAGTCAGATAATACCGTTGACGCTAAGATACTCCCTATACCTACCGTCATCGCAAAGTCATGACTTGATAGCTTGGAAAAACTACGCAGACCCATAAAGCGTGTAAATACCATCAAGCCAATATAAAATCCCACCGCAGATAATGATATTCCGATCACTTGTTGCCAATCAATGGCAAACCACGCTTCCCACTTCATACTTTTCCTTATGACTCTGCATTACCTGTCTTTAACGACATACTATAGTAGATTCAATTTAAAAAGGTTATAGCGCTACTGGGGTGAATTTTGCGCAGCCTCTGTGAATGCAGCAAGCAAGCGAAATTTATATCAGCAGCGCTTTTGAACTTATGAAAGTTTTGTTTTCAACTGACTATATATATTGTCACTAAAGCCATTAAACTTTTAAAACCCATTTTTTGCCACAAAAAAAGCAACCTGATAAGAGGTTGCTTTTAATATACAGTCTAAACAATAGTCTTGTTGTTAACACAACAATATAATCTACGCTTATAATATCTATTAGCCATAAAGAATCTTGATAAATCAAGCTTGCTTTAAAGCAGTAAAATTATAGAGCTTCGATTTGCTCAGCTTGTGGGCCTTTTTTACCATCACCTAAGATGAAAGACACTTTTTGGCCTTCGGCTAAAGTTTTGAAACCGTTACCTTGGATAGCGCTGTAGTGAGCGAATACATCTTGTCCGCCGTTATCTTGAGCGATAAAACCAAAACCTTTAGCTTCATTAAACCACTTTACAGTGCCTTCAACTTTATCTGACATAATTTTTCCTAACTCTTTAACTGTTGGCAAGACGTATGTCTGTACCGATTAATTGACAAATACTCATTAGAATCTTGAGCTTATGCTCAAACTAAATAGATGATAGACCTCGATGGTCACTCATTATTGTCGTCTAAAACCCTATGAGTACAAGTGTAGTATAGCAGTTTTTATGGTCATTAGTAGACTAAATTATAGAGTTTTGTAAATTTCTGACAGATTATAACAAGCTCTATCTATATGAATAATCAAACAATTTAATCAAAAACCTAGCTAATAATATTGAATTCAGGACATTGAAACATACAATATAAAGATAAGCTAAAGCACCAGTCTTCATCAAAACATTAATTAGGTAATGGTAACCATGGCGACGCTAATACCAATAAACATAATGCAAAAAATATTAATGCAAACGACTGACTGTAAGCAATATACTTAGCTGGAATAACTAAATCTTCGGGTGAATCTGGTATGCCTTTCTTCCTCAGCAGCCGTGTACCGTATACCCAACCAAACATAGTATAAATACCATAGGCCGCTGGTACAGTGATTGCTAAGGGTGTTAAATCAATCACATACAGCATAACGACAGAGACAAAGAACCATGAGGTGTCCAGTAATGAGCTGATCTTAAATAAAGGCGACTTCGGCAGCTTGCCACCAGTACGCTTAAGCATCTCACCCTCTATCCAAATCAAAACAGCCACCACAGCGCTGAAGGCAAGATATGCGAATTGCGGCGTTAGCCAGTCTGGAAAAGATATTTGCAAAACAAACAACCTATTATATAAGAAGAATTAAGGGCAGGATCTACCTACTGTTGATGGTAAACATCCATACTGTATGTGTAAAAACCACTTAATGTGTAAAAACTACTTGCTGACTAAAATACGTTTGAGTTACGTATGTTGGGTAACTGTCACTGATTTTCAAGCCCACCATGGCACTATCATCAAATCCAGCAGAGCAGAAACTCTAAGCAACAAAAAACCCATGCTATCTGTCGACAACATGGGCAATTATTAATGAAGGTAGCATAGAACTATTTATAACTGAGCTTAATGGCTAAATTAGTTCTTTTCTTTATCAATGATTTTGTTACCACCGATCCAAGGCATCATTGCACGTAGCTTAGCACCTGTTTTCTCAATTTCGTGCTCAGCATTGTTACGACGACGCGCAGTCATTGATGGGTAGTTAGTTGCACCTTCACTGATGAACATCTTCGCGTATTCACCTGATTGAATGCGCTTTAGAGCATTACGCATGGCTTCACGTGATTGCTCGTTGATTACCTCAGTACCAGTCACATACTCGCCATATTCAGCGTTGTTACTGATTGAGTAGTTCATGTCAGCGATACCACCTTCATACATGAGATCTACGATGAGCTTGAGCTCATGTAAGCACTCAAAGTAAGCCATTTCTGGTGCATAACCCGCTTCTGTTAGGGTTTCAAAGCCCATTTTTACTAGCTCAACAGCGCCGCCACATAGTACTGCTTGCTCACCAAATAAGTCTGTTTCGGTTTCGTCTTTGAAGGTCGTTTCGATAATACCTGAACGACCACCACCAACACCCGCAGCGTAAGATAACGCTACTTGCTTCGCTTGACCTGAAGCATCTTGATAGATAGCGATGAGGTCAGGGATACCACCACCTTTGGCGAATTCAGAACGTACGGTATGACCTGGTGCTTTCGGAGCAACCATGATGACATCTAGGTCGCTACGTGGTACTACTTGATTATAGTGAATGGCAAAACCATGAGCAAAAGCAAGCGTTGCACCTTCTTTGATATTTGGCTCAATCACATCGCTATACAGCTCTTTTTGGAACTCATCAGGCGTCAAAATCATGACGATATCAGCTGCTTTTACCGCATCTTCCACTTCAGAGACTTTTAGGCCAGCATTTTCAGCTTTTTTCCATGAGCCTGAGTTAGCACGTAGACCGACAGTAACGTCTACACCAGAGTCTTGTAAGTTTAGCGCATGCGCGTGACCTTGTGAGCCGTAGCCAATAATGGCAACTTTTTTGCCTTGGATGATAGATAAATCACAGTCTTTATCGTAATAAACACTCATAGGTAGAGCCCTTTTCCTTCATCATGGATGAGCCATGGCTTGTAAGCGCTTATGTCACAGCCATTTTATTAAAATGGCTTGTCAGCATAAGCTTCGTTTAAGTTTGAAAATTAAATTTAATAATAGTGTAAGGTCATTACTATGGAGAAACCAGCTATGACATATCTAGCTACACACTCAGAGTCTTCTCACCGCGAGCGATACCAATGACACCTGAACGCACTACTTCTAAAATACGCTCACGACCAATCACATCGATGAAACCATCAAGCTTCGCTGTATCACCAACGATTTGAATGGTATATAGATTGGCAGTGACATCGACAATCTGGGCACGGAAGATATCAGCACTACGCTTAACCTCTTCACGGACGCCACCAGTGGCACGAACCTTAATAAGCATCAGCTCACGCTCAACGTGTACGCTGTCAGACAAATTGAGTACTTTGACCACTTCGATTAGCTTATGCAGCTGCTTGGTAATTTGCTCAATCTTTTCAGGTGACGTAATGGTCGTTAGCGTCAGACGTGAAATGGTTGGATCGTCTGTTGGTGCGACGTTTAGGGTCTCAATGTTATAGCCTCGCTGAGAAAATAAGCCGACTAACCGTGACAACGACCCCGCTTCGTTTTCCATCAATACAGAAATTAGATGTTTTTGTTGTTGCATTAGGTACGCTCCCCCTTGGCTAACCACATATCACGCATTGTTTGTCCAGCGATTTGCATTGGATACACATGCTCATCGGGATCAATGATGACATCAATAAATACCAGCTTATCTTTGATAGCCATTGCTTCAGCTAACTGCTCTTCCATTTTTTCAGGATCAGTGATCTTGATACCCACATGACCATAGCTTTCTGCCAACTTGACAAAATCTGGTAATGATTCCATATAAGAGTGTGCACGGCGGCCTTCATAAAGCATGTCTTGCCACTGGCTTACCATGCCAAGTTGCGCATTATTTAAGTTTAGAATCTTAACAGGCAAACTGTACTGGAAGCAGGTAGAAAGCTCTTGAATATTCATTTGA
The sequence above is a segment of the Psychrobacter fulvigenes genome. Coding sequences within it:
- a CDS encoding electron transfer flavoprotein subunit alpha/FixB family protein codes for the protein MAILVYAEHDNASLKKATLNTIAAAKQMGDEVHVLVAGSGNQAVADEAAKVEGVSKVLLADNAAYEHQMAENISLLVADIAGDYSHIVAAATTTGKNFMPRTAALLDVSMMSEISAVIDPQTFERPIYAGNATATVKTTEDKVVLTVRATAFDPVAAEGGSATIEAVDSVQESGKSSFVNEEMAKSDRPELTSAEIVVSGGRALANGENFTKYIEPLADKLGAAIGASRAAVDAGYVPNDMQVGQTGKIVAPQLYIAAGISGAIQHLAGMKDSKVIVAINNDPEAPIASVADYFLEADLFEAVPELTSKI
- the ilvN gene encoding acetolactate synthase small subunit, yielding MQQQKHLISVLMENEAGSLSRLVGLFSQRGYNIETLNVAPTDDPTISRLTLTTITSPEKIEQITKQLHKLIEVVKVLNLSDSVHVERELMLIKVRATGGVREEVKRSADIFRAQIVDVTANLYTIQIVGDTAKLDGFIDVIGRERILEVVRSGVIGIARGEKTLSV
- a CDS encoding electron transfer flavoprotein subunit beta/FixA family protein, yielding MKALVAVKRVIDYNVKVRVKADNSGVDLSNTKMSINPFDEIAVEEAVRLKEAGVIDEIIVASIGPKESQEQIRAALALGADRGVLVQTDAKPYPLQVAKILKSIAESESTDIILLGKQAIDDDNNQTGQMLAALMGIGQGTFASEVTVEGDKVNVTREVDGGLQTVALSLPAVITTDLRLNEPRYAKLPNIMKAKKKPLDEKTPADFGVEMTSKQEIIKVVPPAERKAGIKVGSVDELVDKLKNEAKVI
- a CDS encoding cold-shock protein, whose translation is MSDKVEGTVKWFNEAKGFGFIAQDNGGQDVFAHYSAIQGNGFKTLAEGQKVSFILGDGKKGPQAEQIEAL
- a CDS encoding DUF421 domain-containing protein — its product is MKWEAWFAIDWQQVIGISLSAVGFYIGLMVFTRFMGLRSFSKLSSHDFAMTVGIGSILASTVLSDSPSLLQGLFAVAVLFVIQAVVSLVRRKAKPLKALIDNQPIILMAHGEYLLDNLKESNLSTSDVQQVLRKNGIKSKSEVFVVIMETTGDMSVIKNNNVVPDQSLFNDVRDSELLMGPVMRNSKQIL
- the ilvC gene encoding ketol-acid reductoisomerase — encoded protein: MSVYYDKDCDLSIIQGKKVAIIGYGSQGHAHALNLQDSGVDVTVGLRANSGSWKKAENAGLKVSEVEDAVKAADIVMILTPDEFQKELYSDVIEPNIKEGATLAFAHGFAIHYNQVVPRSDLDVIMVAPKAPGHTVRSEFAKGGGIPDLIAIYQDASGQAKQVALSYAAGVGGGRSGIIETTFKDETETDLFGEQAVLCGGAVELVKMGFETLTEAGYAPEMAYFECLHELKLIVDLMYEGGIADMNYSISNNAEYGEYVTGTEVINEQSREAMRNALKRIQSGEYAKMFISEGATNYPSMTARRRNNAEHEIEKTGAKLRAMMPWIGGNKIIDKEKN